One segment of Mycolicibacterium sp. YH-1 DNA contains the following:
- a CDS encoding 3-oxoacid CoA-transferase subunit B, whose product MAALVARDIPAGSYVNLGIGQPTTVADHLPAEAGIVLHTENGMLNMGPAAVGDEVDPDLTNAGKAPVTELPGAAYFHHADSFAMMRGGHLDVCVLGAFQVSATGDLANWHTGAHDAIPAVGGAMDLAIGAKQVFVMMTLFAKDGSAKLVPSCTYPLTGLGCVSRVYTDLAVFDITAHGVTVRDAYGISRAELAQRLDVALIDG is encoded by the coding sequence ATGGCGGCCCTCGTTGCGCGCGATATCCCCGCAGGTTCCTACGTCAACCTCGGGATTGGGCAACCGACCACGGTGGCCGACCATCTTCCCGCCGAGGCCGGGATCGTGCTGCACACCGAGAACGGCATGCTCAACATGGGACCGGCCGCTGTCGGCGATGAGGTCGACCCCGACCTGACCAACGCAGGGAAGGCTCCGGTAACCGAACTGCCCGGCGCGGCCTACTTCCACCACGCCGACTCCTTCGCGATGATGCGCGGCGGGCATCTCGACGTCTGCGTGCTCGGGGCATTCCAGGTGTCGGCCACCGGCGACCTGGCCAACTGGCACACCGGAGCCCATGACGCGATTCCCGCTGTAGGCGGGGCCATGGACCTGGCTATCGGCGCCAAACAGGTGTTCGTGATGATGACGCTGTTCGCCAAAGACGGCTCCGCAAAATTGGTGCCGTCGTGCACCTACCCGCTGACCGGCCTAGGGTGCGTCTCCCGCGTCTATACCGACCTGGCGGTCTTCGACATCACAGCCCACGGCGTCACCGTCAGGGACGCCTACGGCATCAGCCGCGCCGAACTGGCACAGCGCCTCGACGTGGCATTGATCGACGGCTGA
- a CDS encoding NADH-quinone oxidoreductase subunit A codes for MNSYIPILVLGAIAAAFAVGSVGIAVLIGPRRYNRAKLEAYECGIEPIEPGSPNSEATGQRFPVKYYLTAMLFIVFDIEIVFLYPWAVSFDSLGLFAVIEMLLFMLTVFVAYAYVWRRGGLSWD; via the coding sequence ATGAACTCATACATACCCATCCTGGTACTCGGTGCCATCGCGGCCGCGTTCGCGGTCGGCTCGGTCGGCATCGCGGTCCTCATCGGCCCGAGGCGCTACAACCGCGCCAAACTCGAGGCCTACGAGTGCGGTATCGAACCCATCGAACCGGGTTCGCCCAACAGCGAGGCCACCGGTCAACGGTTCCCGGTGAAGTACTACCTGACCGCGATGTTGTTCATCGTCTTCGATATCGAGATCGTCTTCCTCTACCCGTGGGCGGTGTCCTTCGACTCCCTCGGACTGTTCGCCGTCATCGAGATGCTGCTGTTCATGCTGACCGTCTTCGTCGCGTACGCCTACGTCTGGCGCCGCGGCGGACTGAGCTGGGATTGA
- a CDS encoding NADH-quinone oxidoreductase subunit B family protein, which yields MGLEERLPGGILLSTVEKVAGYVRKGSLWPATFGLACCAIEMMATAGPRFDIARFGMERFSATPRQADLMIVAGRVSQKMAPVLRQVYDQMAEPKWVLAMGVCASSGGMFNNYAVVQGVDHVVPVDIYLPGCPPRPEMLMNAILMLHAKIAEMPLGVNRAEAIAAAEQAALASRPTIEFTGLLRP from the coding sequence ATGGGACTCGAAGAACGCCTGCCGGGTGGGATCCTGCTGTCGACCGTCGAGAAGGTCGCCGGCTACGTACGCAAGGGGTCACTATGGCCCGCCACCTTCGGCCTGGCGTGCTGCGCCATCGAGATGATGGCCACCGCGGGGCCCAGATTCGACATCGCACGGTTCGGTATGGAGCGCTTCTCCGCCACCCCCCGCCAAGCCGACCTCATGATCGTCGCGGGCCGTGTCAGCCAGAAGATGGCGCCGGTGCTGCGGCAGGTGTACGACCAGATGGCCGAGCCCAAATGGGTTCTCGCGATGGGTGTCTGCGCATCGTCGGGCGGCATGTTCAACAACTACGCCGTCGTGCAGGGCGTCGACCACGTGGTGCCGGTCGACATCTACCTGCCGGGTTGCCCACCACGCCCGGAGATGCTGATGAACGCCATCCTCATGCTGCACGCCAAGATCGCCGAGATGCCGCTGGGCGTCAACCGGGCCGAGGCCATCGCGGCCGCAGAGCAGGCCGCGCTCGCCTCCCGGCCGACCATCGAGTTCACGGGGTTGCTGCGGCCATGA
- a CDS encoding NADH-quinone oxidoreductase subunit C gives MTESNGTTNGTGTGSRDAAGREVIDTRRGMFGVSGSGDTSGYGRLVREISLPGSSPRPYGGYFDEVVDGLAAALGGDTFAAAVERVVVFRDELTLEVRREHLVAVARTLRNDPALRFELCLGVSGVHYPSDTDRELHAVYPLMSITHNRRIRIEVAAPDADPHIPSLYSVYPTTDWHERETYDFFGIVFDGHPALTRIEMPDDWVGHPQRKDYPLGGIPVEYHGAEIPPPDERRAYN, from the coding sequence ATGACCGAGTCGAACGGCACTACCAACGGCACTGGCACCGGCAGCCGCGACGCCGCGGGACGCGAGGTGATCGACACGCGCCGAGGCATGTTCGGCGTGAGCGGCAGCGGTGACACGTCGGGCTACGGCAGGCTCGTCAGGGAGATCTCACTGCCCGGCAGTTCCCCTCGACCCTACGGCGGCTACTTCGACGAGGTGGTTGACGGACTCGCTGCAGCGCTCGGTGGCGACACCTTCGCGGCTGCCGTCGAGCGGGTTGTCGTGTTCCGCGACGAACTCACCCTCGAGGTGCGGCGCGAGCACCTCGTCGCCGTCGCGCGCACACTGCGCAACGATCCCGCACTGAGATTCGAACTATGCCTCGGTGTTTCGGGCGTGCACTACCCGAGTGACACCGATCGCGAACTCCACGCGGTGTACCCGTTGATGTCCATCACGCACAACCGCCGGATCCGCATCGAGGTGGCCGCGCCCGACGCGGACCCGCACATTCCGTCGCTGTACTCGGTGTACCCCACCACCGATTGGCACGAACGAGAGACCTACGACTTCTTCGGCATCGTCTTCGACGGCCACCCGGCGCTGACCCGAATCGAGATGCCCGACGACTGGGTCGGACACCCGCAACGCAAGGACTATCCGTTGGGCGGAATCCCGGTGGAGTACCACGGCGCCGAGATACCCCCGCCCGACGAGCGGAGGGCCTACAACTGA
- the nuoD gene encoding NADH dehydrogenase (quinone) subunit D, giving the protein MTTHDTDRGETVVTVGGEDWQDVVAAAREASVAGERIVVNMGPQHPSTHGVLRLILEIEGETITEARCGIGYLHTGIEKNLEYRNWTQGVTFVTRMDYLSPFFNETAYCLGVEKLLGVTDDIPERANVIRVLLMELNRISSHLVALATGGMELGSMSAMFFGFRERELVLSVFETITGLRMNHAYIRPGGLASDLPDEAIPQLRELMVLLPKRLRDMENLLNENYIWKARTVGIGYLDLTGCMALGITGPVLRSTGLPHDLRRAQPYCGYENYEFDVITTDECDSYGRYMIRVREMRESIKIVEQCMDRLTPGPVMITDKKLAWPADLKLGPDGLGNSPDHIAKIMGSSMEALIHHFKLVTEGIRVPAGQVYVAVESPRGELGVHMVSDGGTRPYRVHYRDPSFTNLQAVAAMCEGGMVADAIAAVASIDPVMGGVDR; this is encoded by the coding sequence ATGACCACACACGACACAGACCGCGGCGAGACAGTCGTCACGGTCGGCGGAGAGGACTGGCAGGACGTTGTCGCCGCAGCCCGGGAAGCCTCGGTGGCCGGTGAGCGCATCGTGGTCAACATGGGTCCGCAGCACCCGTCCACCCATGGCGTGCTGCGACTGATCCTGGAGATCGAGGGCGAGACCATCACCGAGGCCCGGTGCGGAATCGGTTACCTACACACCGGGATCGAAAAGAACCTCGAATACCGGAACTGGACCCAGGGCGTGACGTTCGTGACGCGGATGGACTATCTGTCGCCGTTCTTCAACGAGACGGCCTACTGCCTCGGCGTCGAGAAGCTGCTGGGCGTGACCGACGACATCCCCGAGCGTGCCAACGTCATCCGCGTCCTACTCATGGAACTCAATCGGATATCCAGTCACTTGGTGGCACTGGCCACCGGCGGTATGGAACTCGGCTCGATGTCGGCGATGTTCTTCGGGTTCCGTGAACGCGAGTTGGTTCTATCGGTCTTCGAGACCATCACCGGACTGCGGATGAACCACGCCTACATCAGGCCCGGCGGCCTGGCCTCGGACCTGCCCGACGAGGCGATCCCGCAGCTGCGGGAACTGATGGTGTTGTTGCCGAAACGTCTGCGGGACATGGAGAACCTGCTCAACGAGAACTACATCTGGAAGGCCCGCACCGTCGGCATCGGCTACCTCGACCTGACGGGGTGCATGGCGCTGGGCATCACCGGACCCGTGCTGCGCTCCACGGGGTTGCCGCACGATCTGCGCCGCGCCCAGCCCTACTGCGGCTACGAGAACTACGAGTTCGACGTCATCACCACCGACGAGTGCGACTCCTACGGCCGGTACATGATCCGAGTCCGCGAGATGCGCGAGTCGATCAAGATTGTCGAGCAGTGCATGGACCGGCTCACGCCGGGGCCAGTGATGATCACCGACAAGAAGCTGGCCTGGCCCGCCGATCTGAAACTGGGCCCCGACGGATTGGGCAACTCCCCCGATCACATCGCCAAGATCATGGGCTCCTCGATGGAGGCACTGATACACCACTTCAAACTCGTCACCGAGGGCATTCGCGTACCGGCAGGCCAGGTGTACGTCGCCGTCGAGTCCCCGCGCGGCGAGCTCGGAGTGCACATGGTCAGCGATGGCGGCACCCGTCCCTACCGGGTGCACTACCGCGATCCCTCGTTCACGAATCTGCAGGCGGTGGCGGCGATGTGCGAGGGCGGTATGGTCGCCGACGCCATCGCGGCCGTGGCGTCGATAGACCCGGTGATGGGCGGGGTGGATCGCTGA
- the nuoE gene encoding NADH-quinone oxidoreductase subunit NuoE codes for MTAVELRLGQRPDEAGPPIGGGTQAYPADVAARLAADAAQIIARYPEDRSALLPLLHLVQSEDGYLTPAGITFCAAQLDLSAAEVTAVATFYSMYRRTPTGEYLVGVCTNTLCAVMGGDAILEVLEYHLGVHAGQTTADGKVTLEHIECNAACDYAPVVMVNWEFFDNQTPSSARDLVDDLRSDTPVRPTRGAPLCTFRQTARILAGFPDERPGANDGAPGAATLAGLEVARQRDMSAPAIGETGAVAAGPDDERITRETLRNEPAPAPSAIVPPTNGQS; via the coding sequence ATGACCGCAGTGGAACTTCGGCTTGGGCAACGACCCGACGAGGCCGGACCGCCGATCGGTGGTGGCACGCAGGCCTATCCGGCCGACGTCGCGGCGCGGCTGGCTGCGGACGCGGCGCAGATCATCGCCCGCTACCCCGAGGACCGATCAGCCCTGCTACCGCTACTGCACCTGGTCCAGTCCGAGGACGGCTACCTCACCCCCGCCGGAATCACCTTCTGTGCTGCACAATTGGATCTCAGCGCCGCGGAGGTCACCGCCGTCGCGACGTTCTACTCGATGTACCGGCGTACCCCCACCGGCGAGTATCTGGTCGGAGTGTGCACCAACACGCTGTGCGCCGTGATGGGCGGTGACGCGATACTGGAGGTCCTCGAGTATCACCTGGGCGTGCATGCCGGCCAGACCACCGCGGACGGCAAGGTCACCCTGGAGCACATCGAGTGCAACGCCGCGTGCGACTACGCCCCGGTGGTGATGGTCAACTGGGAGTTCTTCGACAACCAGACACCTTCGTCGGCACGGGATCTCGTCGACGATCTGCGCTCGGACACCCCGGTGCGGCCGACCCGGGGTGCGCCACTGTGCACGTTCCGTCAGACGGCAAGGATTCTGGCCGGGTTCCCCGACGAGCGGCCGGGCGCCAATGACGGTGCGCCGGGTGCGGCCACGTTGGCGGGCCTTGAGGTGGCACGGCAGCGCGACATGTCGGCCCCGGCCATCGGCGAAACCGGCGCCGTCGCAGCCGGTCCCGATGACGAGCGGATCACACGGGAGACGCTTCGCAATGAGCCCGCACCCGCGCCGTCGGCCATCGTGCCCCCGACGAACGGACAGTCGTAG
- the nuoF gene encoding NADH-quinone oxidoreductase subunit NuoF encodes MTLTPVLSSYWDQPSSWTLDTYRRHDGYQALDKALSMAPDDVIALVKDSGLRGRGGAGFPTGQKWSFIPQERSPRSDQKAQGDEGAGAKPHYLVINADESEPGTCKDMPLMMATPHVLIEGAIIAAYAIRARHAFIYVRGEVVPVLRRLQVAVAEAYDAGYLGKNVGGSGFDVDLIVHAGAGAYICGEETALLDSLEGRRGQPRLRPPFPAVAGLYACPTVVNNVESIASVPAVVRGGVDWFKSMGSEKSPGFTLYSLSGHVTRPGQYEAPLGVTLRELLDCAGGIRAGHELKFWTPGGSSTPLLTAEHLDVPLDYENVAKAGSMLGTKALQIFDETTCVVRAVRRWTQFYAHESCGKCTPCREGTYWLAQIYARLEEGSGGQADIDKLLDISDAINGKSFCALGDGAASPILSSVKHFRDEYLAHLDGGCPFDPYASMLEVPEGAGV; translated from the coding sequence GTGACCCTGACCCCCGTCCTCAGCAGTTACTGGGATCAGCCATCGTCTTGGACGCTGGACACCTACCGGCGCCACGATGGTTACCAGGCGCTCGACAAGGCACTGTCGATGGCACCCGATGACGTCATCGCCCTGGTGAAGGACTCCGGTCTGCGCGGCCGCGGCGGCGCAGGCTTTCCGACCGGGCAGAAGTGGTCCTTCATCCCGCAGGAGCGGAGCCCGCGGAGCGACCAGAAGGCACAGGGTGATGAGGGCGCCGGGGCCAAGCCGCACTACCTGGTGATCAATGCCGATGAGTCCGAGCCCGGGACGTGCAAGGACATGCCACTGATGATGGCGACACCGCACGTGCTGATCGAGGGCGCGATCATCGCCGCCTACGCGATCCGGGCACGGCACGCGTTCATCTACGTTCGCGGCGAGGTGGTTCCGGTGCTGCGACGGTTGCAGGTCGCCGTCGCCGAGGCATACGACGCCGGGTACCTCGGCAAGAACGTAGGCGGGTCGGGCTTCGACGTCGACCTCATCGTGCACGCCGGTGCGGGCGCCTACATCTGCGGTGAGGAGACCGCACTGCTCGACTCACTGGAGGGCAGGCGGGGCCAACCACGGCTGCGGCCGCCATTTCCCGCCGTCGCGGGCCTCTACGCCTGCCCGACGGTGGTCAACAACGTCGAGTCCATCGCCAGCGTGCCCGCAGTCGTGCGCGGCGGCGTCGACTGGTTCAAGTCGATGGGGTCGGAGAAGTCGCCGGGGTTCACGCTGTACTCGCTGTCGGGCCACGTCACCCGGCCCGGCCAGTACGAGGCGCCGCTGGGTGTCACACTGCGCGAGCTGCTGGACTGTGCGGGCGGTATCCGGGCCGGGCACGAACTGAAGTTCTGGACACCCGGGGGGTCGTCAACACCGCTGCTGACCGCCGAACATCTCGACGTGCCACTCGATTACGAGAACGTGGCCAAGGCCGGGTCGATGCTGGGCACCAAGGCGCTGCAGATCTTCGACGAGACCACCTGCGTGGTGCGTGCTGTCCGGCGCTGGACCCAGTTCTACGCCCACGAGTCGTGCGGTAAGTGCACACCGTGCCGCGAGGGCACCTATTGGCTGGCTCAGATCTACGCGCGGCTTGAGGAGGGGTCCGGCGGGCAGGCCGATATCGACAAGCTCCTCGACATCTCCGACGCGATCAACGGCAAGTCGTTCTGCGCGCTCGGTGACGGTGCAGCCAGCCCGATCCTGTCGTCGGTCAAGCACTTCCGCGACGAGTACCTCGCCCATCTCGACGGTGGGTGCCCGTTCGACCCATACGCGTCGATGCTCGAAGTGCCGGAAGGAGCTGGGGTGTGA
- a CDS encoding NADH-quinone oxidoreductase subunit G, whose amino-acid sequence MVSLTIDDHPISVPKGTLVIRAAELMGIQIPRFCDHPLLDPVGACRQCLVEVEGQRKPMASCTITVTPDMVVRTQLTSEAADKAQHGVMELLLINHPLDCPVCDKGGECPLQNQAMSNGQADSRFTDVKRTFPKPINLSAQVLLDRERCVLCARCTRFSNQIAGDPFIELLERGALQQVGIASDTPFDSYFSGNTVQICPVGALTGTAYRFRARPFDLVSSPSVCEHCASGCAQRTDHRRGKVLRRLAGDDPEVNEEWNCDKGRWAFTYATQGDRIATPLIRDADGSQRPASWSEAVAVAVRGLTAAGARTGVLVGGRSTVEDAYAYAKFARIVLGTNDIDFRIRAHSEEEAQFLAAAVAGRPMAVTYADLDSAPAVLLAGLEPEEESPIVFLRLRKAHRKRGLPVSAIAPFRTRGLEKMGGRLIATPPGGEADALDALGEELVPGTIILVGERLASAPGAYSAALRLADATGARLGWVPRRAGDRGALEAGAAPNLLPGGRPLADPLARAETATGWNVASLPDADGRDTAGILAAASDGTLQALLVGGVDLDDLPDRDAAVAAVDAAPFVVSLELRRSAVTDRADVVFPVAPVTEKAGAFVNWEGRPRTFEPALPPNATADMRVLAALADEVGVDLGLRDAAAVRDELARLGPWQGAPATAPQVPAPEPARPAAGTAVLAGWRMLLDPGPRRGRLQDGEPHLAGTARPALVHLSSATAAEIGAVDGDLVTVGEAATLPLAITPDMPDRVVWLPLGALDSPTGSVVGIARGGGSA is encoded by the coding sequence ATGGTGTCGCTCACCATCGATGACCATCCGATCAGCGTGCCCAAGGGCACGTTGGTGATTCGGGCCGCCGAGTTGATGGGCATCCAGATCCCCCGCTTCTGTGACCACCCCCTGCTCGACCCCGTCGGAGCCTGCCGCCAGTGCCTGGTGGAGGTGGAGGGTCAGCGCAAGCCCATGGCGTCGTGCACCATCACCGTCACCCCCGACATGGTGGTGCGCACGCAGCTGACGTCGGAGGCGGCGGACAAGGCTCAACACGGTGTGATGGAACTGCTGCTCATCAACCATCCGCTGGACTGCCCGGTCTGCGACAAGGGCGGCGAGTGCCCACTGCAGAACCAGGCCATGTCCAACGGGCAGGCCGACTCGAGGTTCACCGACGTCAAACGCACGTTCCCCAAGCCCATCAACCTCTCGGCCCAGGTGCTGCTCGACCGCGAGCGCTGCGTGCTCTGCGCGCGGTGTACCCGATTCTCGAACCAAATCGCCGGCGACCCGTTCATCGAACTTCTGGAACGTGGTGCGCTACAACAGGTCGGCATCGCCTCAGACACCCCGTTCGACTCGTACTTCTCCGGCAACACGGTGCAGATCTGTCCGGTCGGCGCGCTGACCGGTACCGCCTACCGATTCCGCGCCCGGCCGTTCGACCTGGTGTCCTCGCCGAGTGTGTGCGAGCACTGCGCGTCCGGCTGTGCACAGCGCACCGACCATCGCCGCGGAAAGGTGTTGCGCCGGCTCGCCGGTGACGACCCCGAGGTGAACGAGGAGTGGAACTGCGACAAGGGCCGCTGGGCGTTCACCTATGCCACGCAGGGTGACCGGATCGCCACTCCCCTGATCCGCGACGCCGACGGCAGCCAACGTCCGGCCTCGTGGTCGGAGGCCGTCGCGGTCGCGGTCCGCGGTCTGACGGCGGCCGGCGCGAGAACCGGTGTCCTTGTCGGTGGGCGCAGCACCGTCGAGGACGCCTACGCCTACGCCAAGTTCGCCCGTATCGTGCTCGGCACCAACGACATCGACTTCCGCATCCGCGCGCACTCCGAGGAGGAGGCGCAGTTCCTGGCCGCCGCGGTCGCGGGCAGGCCGATGGCGGTCACCTACGCCGACCTCGATTCCGCGCCCGCCGTCCTGCTGGCCGGCCTCGAGCCGGAGGAGGAGTCGCCGATCGTCTTCCTGCGGTTGCGCAAGGCGCACCGCAAGCGCGGACTGCCGGTGTCGGCGATCGCGCCGTTCCGCACGCGGGGCCTGGAGAAGATGGGCGGTCGTCTGATCGCGACGCCGCCCGGCGGTGAGGCGGACGCCCTGGACGCACTCGGCGAGGAACTCGTACCGGGCACGATAATCCTGGTCGGCGAGCGACTGGCATCCGCGCCCGGCGCATACTCGGCGGCCCTTCGCCTGGCCGACGCGACGGGTGCCCGGCTGGGCTGGGTGCCGCGGCGCGCCGGTGACCGCGGTGCGCTGGAAGCCGGTGCCGCGCCCAACCTTCTACCGGGCGGCAGGCCCCTGGCCGACCCCCTCGCACGCGCCGAGACGGCCACTGGCTGGAACGTGGCGAGCCTGCCCGACGCGGACGGACGCGACACCGCCGGCATCCTCGCGGCCGCCTCTGACGGGACGTTGCAGGCACTGCTGGTTGGGGGTGTCGACCTCGACGACCTCCCCGATCGGGATGCCGCCGTCGCGGCAGTCGACGCCGCGCCGTTCGTGGTCAGTCTCGAACTGCGCAGGAGTGCGGTCACCGATCGCGCCGACGTCGTGTTCCCCGTCGCCCCCGTGACGGAGAAGGCGGGCGCGTTCGTCAACTGGGAGGGCCGGCCCCGCACGTTCGAGCCCGCGCTGCCCCCGAACGCCACCGCGGACATGCGGGTGCTGGCCGCACTCGCCGACGAGGTGGGAGTCGACCTCGGCCTGCGCGACGCCGCCGCGGTGCGCGACGAGCTCGCGCGCCTCGGACCGTGGCAGGGCGCACCCGCCACGGCACCGCAGGTGCCCGCACCCGAGCCTGCGCGCCCCGCCGCGGGCACCGCGGTACTGGCGGGCTGGCGGATGTTGTTGGACCCCGGCCCCCGTCGGGGCAGGCTGCAGGACGGCGAGCCTCATCTCGCCGGAACCGCACGGCCGGCGCTGGTGCACCTGTCCTCGGCCACCGCAGCCGAGATCGGCGCTGTCGACGGTGATCTGGTGACCGTCGGCGAAGCGGCAACACTGCCGCTGGCCATCACCCCTGATATGCCCGACCGAGTTGTCTGGCTTCCGCTGGGTGCGTTGGACTCGCCCACCGGTTCCGTCGTGGGGATCGCACGCGGAGGTGGATCGGCGTGA
- the nuoH gene encoding NADH-quinone oxidoreductase subunit NuoH, whose translation MTYPDLSSFGHDPWWLVLAKALGIFVFCLLTVLVAILVERKVLGRMQMRYGPNRVGPFGLLQSLADGVKLALKEGLIPAGVDKPIYLMAPVIAVIPAIMAFAVIPMGGMVSVFGHQTPLQLTDLPVAVLYVLAVTSIGVYGIILAGWASGSTYPLLGGLRSTAQVISYEIAMALSFAAVFLYSGTMSTSEIVASQQGLWYVFLLLPSFLIYVTSMVGETNRAPFDLPEAEGELVGGFHTEYSSLKFAMFMLAEYVNMTTVSALAATLFLGGWQAPWPLSMIDGANSGWWPLLWFVGKVWVFMFIFMWLRATLPRMRYDQFMNMGWKVLIPISLAWIMTVAIVRTLRVEGYDGWAVALVIASAVVGVGLLAYLSKVLRRRQTHHDPGPAADTGAFPTPPLPTKEVTHAG comes from the coding sequence GTGACGTATCCCGACCTGAGTTCGTTCGGCCACGACCCCTGGTGGTTGGTGCTGGCGAAGGCTCTTGGCATCTTCGTGTTCTGCCTGCTGACAGTCCTGGTGGCGATCCTCGTCGAACGGAAGGTGCTGGGCCGCATGCAGATGCGGTACGGCCCCAACCGCGTCGGCCCGTTCGGGTTGCTGCAGAGCCTGGCCGACGGCGTCAAGCTGGCCCTCAAAGAGGGTCTGATCCCCGCGGGTGTCGACAAGCCGATCTATCTGATGGCACCGGTGATCGCGGTGATCCCCGCGATCATGGCCTTCGCCGTCATTCCGATGGGCGGCATGGTCAGCGTTTTCGGCCACCAGACCCCGCTGCAGTTGACCGACCTTCCAGTCGCCGTCCTCTACGTGTTGGCGGTGACCTCGATCGGCGTCTACGGAATCATTCTGGCGGGCTGGGCATCAGGGTCGACGTATCCGCTGTTGGGCGGCCTGCGCTCGACGGCGCAGGTGATCTCCTATGAGATCGCGATGGCGCTGTCCTTCGCCGCGGTGTTCCTCTACTCCGGCACCATGTCCACCTCGGAGATCGTCGCCAGCCAGCAGGGCCTCTGGTACGTGTTCCTGCTGCTGCCCTCGTTCCTCATCTACGTCACGTCGATGGTCGGCGAGACGAACCGGGCGCCGTTCGACCTTCCCGAGGCCGAGGGCGAACTCGTCGGCGGCTTCCACACCGAGTACTCGTCACTGAAGTTCGCGATGTTCATGCTCGCCGAGTACGTCAACATGACCACCGTCTCGGCGCTGGCCGCCACGCTGTTCCTCGGCGGCTGGCAGGCACCGTGGCCGCTGAGCATGATCGACGGCGCCAACAGTGGCTGGTGGCCACTGCTGTGGTTCGTCGGCAAGGTGTGGGTGTTCATGTTCATCTTCATGTGGCTGCGCGCGACGCTGCCACGCATGCGCTACGACCAGTTCATGAACATGGGATGGAAGGTCCTGATTCCCATCTCGCTGGCGTGGATCATGACAGTGGCGATCGTCCGGACGCTGCGCGTCGAGGGCTACGACGGGTGGGCGGTCGCCCTCGTCATCGCCAGCGCGGTGGTTGGTGTTGGCCTGTTGGCCTACCTGTCGAAGGTCCTGCGCCGCAGACAGACCCACCATGACCCGGGCCCGGCGGCTGACACCGGCGCGTTCCCGACACCCCCGCTCCCCACCAAGGAGGTCACCCATGCCGGTTGA
- the nuoI gene encoding NADH-quinone oxidoreductase subunit NuoI, which translates to MPVDKPNFVDALAGFGVTFKTMFHKPITEQYPEKPGATAANYHGRHQLNRYEDGLEKCIGCELCAWACPADAIFVEGADNTDEQRFSPGERYGRVYQINYLRCIGCGLCIEACPTRALTMTNDYEMADDNRADLIYGKDKLLAPLQPEMTPPPHAMAEGSTDEDYYRGNVTSDGLKIAPKEPIR; encoded by the coding sequence ATGCCGGTTGACAAGCCCAACTTCGTCGATGCGCTCGCCGGTTTCGGCGTCACCTTCAAGACGATGTTCCACAAACCGATCACCGAGCAGTATCCGGAGAAACCGGGCGCGACCGCGGCGAACTATCACGGACGCCACCAGCTGAACCGGTATGAGGACGGCCTGGAGAAGTGCATCGGCTGTGAACTGTGCGCCTGGGCGTGTCCGGCCGACGCGATATTCGTCGAGGGTGCCGATAACACCGATGAGCAACGGTTCTCACCGGGTGAGCGTTACGGCCGGGTGTACCAGATCAACTACCTGCGCTGTATCGGCTGCGGGTTGTGCATCGAGGCGTGCCCGACACGGGCGCTCACCATGACCAACGACTACGAAATGGCCGACGACAACCGGGCCGACCTGATCTACGGCAAGGACAAACTGCTCGCCCCGCTGCAACCCGAGATGACGCCACCGCCCCACGCGATGGCCGAGGGCAGCACCGATGAGGACTACTACCGCGGAAACGTCACATCGGATGGTCTGAAGATCGCACCGAAGGAACCGATTCGGTGA
- a CDS encoding NADH-quinone oxidoreductase subunit J: MAADAAYRTSTGEAVLFWTLGTLAVVGAIAMVAAPKAVYSAIFLASTMIILAVLYIAQDAVFLGVVQIVVYTGAVMMLFLFVLMLIGVDSSDSLVETIRGQRLAGIAVGIAFGLLLIAGIGNVSTAGFTGLAQANAGGNVEGLAALIFVRYLWAFELTSALLITAALGAMVLAHRERIERRKTQREMSIERFAEGGHPTPMPNPGVYARHNAVDVAARLPDGSDSELSVSAILEPRSGTR, translated from the coding sequence ATGGCCGCCGATGCGGCCTACCGCACCTCCACCGGCGAGGCCGTGCTGTTCTGGACGCTGGGTACGCTCGCCGTGGTCGGTGCGATCGCCATGGTTGCCGCGCCGAAGGCCGTGTACTCAGCGATCTTCCTGGCGTCGACGATGATCATCCTGGCCGTGCTCTATATCGCGCAGGATGCGGTGTTCCTCGGCGTCGTCCAGATCGTCGTCTACACCGGTGCGGTGATGATGCTGTTTCTCTTCGTGCTCATGCTGATCGGCGTCGACTCGTCTGACTCGCTGGTGGAAACCATTCGCGGCCAACGTCTTGCCGGCATCGCGGTGGGGATCGCGTTCGGCCTGCTGCTGATCGCCGGCATCGGCAACGTCAGCACCGCTGGATTCACGGGCCTGGCCCAGGCGAATGCGGGCGGCAACGTGGAGGGCCTGGCCGCGCTGATCTTCGTGCGGTACCTGTGGGCGTTCGAGTTGACCAGCGCACTGCTGATCACCGCTGCACTCGGCGCGATGGTACTGGCCCACCGCGAGCGGATCGAGCGCCGCAAGACACAACGCGAGATGTCCATCGAGCGCTTCGCCGAGGGCGGCCACCCCACACCCATGCCCAATCCCGGTGTCTACGCCCGACACAACGCCGTCGACGTCGCCGCCCGACTGCCCGACGGGTCGGACTCTGAGTTGTCGGTGAGCGCGATCCTGGAGCCGAGGAGCGGGACGCGGTGA